The Leifsonia sp. ZF2019 DNA segment TGACCGACCAGCGGGATGGTCCAGAGCTGTCCGACCGTGGCGTCGGCGGCGAGGGAGGGATGCGTCACCGACACGACCGCGCGCCCACCTCCGGGGTGCACGGTCGGGGCGGAGACGGCGGTCAGCAGTTCGAGGTCGGCGGCCTTCACATCCGCCTCCTTACTCGTCGACCGGGGTGAAGCCGGCGACGTCGCCCACCAGGCGCGTGTGGTCGGCCGGGATCGGGTCGACCGCCGCCGCCGCGACCTCTGCCGCGAACTCGCTGACGTTGTAGAGCTTGCCTGCGGCCTCCTTGCGGGCCTCGATCGCTCCCGGATTCAGCCGGTTGAGCAGGGTCGCCGTGATGGTGCCCTCGATCATGTCACCGGAGACGACGACGAACTCGACGCCCTTCTCCTCCAGGGTCGGGAGCAGGGCGCGCAGGGCGTCCTCGCCCGCGCGCTTGCTCAGCGCCACCGCCTCGTACTCGGGCATCGTCGGCGTGGTGCGGATGAAGTGCGCCTGGTGGCTCGTCACGAACACGACGCGCGAGCCCGCACCCAGAAGAGGGAGCGCGGCCGTCAGCGTGTTGACCTGCGCGTCGCGGTTCAGCTGCATGGCGTAGTCCTCGGCCATGCCCGACTCCATGCCGCCCGAGGCGTTCAGCACGAGGACGTCGAGGCCGCCCCACTCCTGCGCCACGGTGTCGAACATCGCGCCGACCGAGGCCGGATCGGTGAGGTCCGCACCGACGGTGAGCACCGTCGCGCCCTCGGCGCGCAGGGCGTCGGCGAGCTTGACCGCGCGCGCCTCCTTGTTGCGGTAGTTGATCACGACGCTCGCGCCGGCGCCCGCGAGGTACTGCGCGGTGTCGGCGCCGATACCGCGGGACGAACCGGTGACGAGGGCGCGCTTTCCAGCGAGCGAGCCGGGGGCGAGGGGGTTGGACACGAAGACTCCTAGAGTGTGCGGAAAACTGCATCCTGAGACTACCAAGTGGGTTCGTGTCGCCCACTCCCGCACCTGATAGGTTCGAGGCGGGACGCGCGCTGGGAAGGGGGCCGGACGATGGACATCACATCCTTCGCGTGGATCGCCTGGCTGGTGCTGATCCTGATCTTCGTCATCATCGAGATGCTCACCCTCGACTTCGTCTTCCTGATGATCGCGGTGGGCAGCGTGGGCGGTCTGCTCTCCGGCCTCGTGGGAAC contains these protein-coding regions:
- a CDS encoding SDR family oxidoreductase, producing the protein MSNPLAPGSLAGKRALVTGSSRGIGADTAQYLAGAGASVVINYRNKEARAVKLADALRAEGATVLTVGADLTDPASVGAMFDTVAQEWGGLDVLVLNASGGMESGMAEDYAMQLNRDAQVNTLTAALPLLGAGSRVVFVTSHQAHFIRTTPTMPEYEAVALSKRAGEDALRALLPTLEEKGVEFVVVSGDMIEGTITATLLNRLNPGAIEARKEAAGKLYNVSEFAAEVAAAAVDPIPADHTRLVGDVAGFTPVDE